In Uloborus diversus isolate 005 unplaced genomic scaffold, Udiv.v.3.1 scaffold_163, whole genome shotgun sequence, the sequence AGattaatacattattttgacaCTTTAAGTTAtacttaaatagttttcaaaGACTTGGGAAGGTAGGGAGCAGTCCCCTTACTTATACCAccttgtaaataaatataaaaaataaattggtgcgtcataaaaagtaaaattatctgAGGGGGGAAGTTAAGCAAAAGAGGATTTGGATTATTTATAGTTAAATTTGGGAGTTACTCTTACCAGTTGACTACAATTGATTGGTTATAACTCTTTGCTCTTAgccaattttcaatttcaattaactAGACTATAAAAATGCACTTGTTTCAAATTACTTCTAAACGTGTTTCGCTTGGACAAACTAAAATTTCCGACAGCTTGTTCCAGAATATTCATTTCTGCTTTTTCCTtgtctaaaatttaaattcttttccaTTTGTCACTATCATCCCGTACAGCaaagtacagtcgaacccgcttattggaatattgGATagtagaatatcccgcttaatgtaataaaatttcagtgCACTTCACCGTTGATGCGTgctatttttatcccggataatggaatatcccgcttattagaataatttttcgtggcaaattgcctattccattgagcgggctcgactgtatatctGATGTTCAAGTACAGAATGAATTCGGTGTTAGCTCCATCTTTTAACACTTTTAAAGCAGGAACGTATTTGCAATTGTGTAGTTGCAAATTCCTCCCTCTTTTTGTTCTcataaacagtttcaaaataagCTCATTTTGCATTCAGAGACTTTTTcatgtacttttatttttttgtaagcaAGATTTTTCTCGATGACTGCATTTGTGCATTTCATTTCTCTTCTACTTTTTCTCTTGCACTTACAAGATACTAgagtttaatttattataattatggAATTTGTCTCCTTATATGTTACTCTAGGGATTCGTATTAATTTGTTACTTATTTTGATACTTGATGCGTGCCACAATTGCATGCAGACAGTGGCGTAGTCATGGGGGGTAAGGGgggtcagaccccccccccccccatgagccccaaaaaatcatttttcagtcgaacctgaaggttctgtttatgagctaaaagatttttatttaaaataatagcttttatgacggtaaaaagcttatgtcttcctgttatatatatatatatatatatatatatatatatatatatatatatatatatatatatatatatatatatatatatatatatataatatgtgtgCGTGTATAAACctgagggcatggctttactttaaacttcaagacaaattacagccccccccccccccaaggattttttctcgctatgCCACTGCATGCAGACGTAATTTATCTTCAAAGCTTGAATTGATTTGTTAGCCAAAAAGGCATGATACTTCAGCAGCAGTTGAAAATGATATATTATCCAATGTTGCACTTTAAGCattcaatttctttttgagagagaGTTTTTCATAGAAAAGGATAAGTTAAAGTTAGTACTGATATTATCTGcatagaaataaataagaaaaacatctgAAACATCAGAAAATATACTACTGACCAAGAATTACCCCGGTGTCCCAGAATTACCCCACTAAACTGAGGTATAAatcagtatatttttttaacagcaactttttttaaaaagaagacaaAATACATTAAGATATTTAGACcttttgctattaaaaaacagcaccaacaaatttgtttttttaaacgagctgatttgtgcatcacatgactgccttttactccaatttaatgtcattttccccgttgttggtaattttaatgtgattcaatagttgactctctaaatatcaccaacagtggccaaattgaaaccagattaaaaaaaaaaaaattaatttgaattttgacaactatgaattcaaattatgtttttcgcaatcacgagtgagtgcatgtaggcgtgagtgcgtgtatgtaggcgtgtgtgtttgtgtgtgtgggggtatgtgtatgtgtgtgtaggcatgtgtgtttgtgtgtgctggcataagtgtgtgggtagttgtgtgtatgaatgtgtgtgtggggagggggtatgtgaatgtgtgtgtaggcatatgtgtttgtgtctgtgtgcaggcatgaatgtgtgggtagttgtgtgtatgtttttgtgtgcgtgtatgtgtatgtgtctgtatgcatgcgtgtgtgtaggtgtctgtatgtatgcgtgtgtgcatgtgtttgtgtgcgtgtgcgtgtatgtgtaggtgtctgtatgtatgcgtgtgtgtatgtgtgtgcgtgcatgtgtgtgtgtagctgcgtatgtatgcgcatgtgtgtaggacagggatgcaacctggagacggctttcgctagaggagcagcatcgtgaggagccggtcgacggtgatgctgcagagggtggtggtgggaaaataaaatgatggcacgccaaaaacagtcaaatgaaagcaataagcaatggtggttgctcaaaaaaaattcatattcgtgaaagaaaatggcaacagatctttcttctgtGATCTTCTtcacatttcaaagttttaataaaagcattgcgaCGTAAAGCTGAGTTGAGGCACTGAATAACAATTAGAGTGAAagaaaaccttcgaaaaataaggattttgaaTTCCTCGGCAATTCGCTATgctaatttgctcgcccatggtcgcatatggtagtttgttcgtccacgttatgataatttgttcgataaaatgttcttttaaaattggaatagaaaaagaacaaaattaaattttgagaaatggctttgaggtgctcacccctatgctacgaactcattttgtgccaaatttcacaaaaatcggccgaacggtcttggctcTATGCGTGTGACAGACACGGggccagacagactttcagctttattattagcaaagattatCTTTTCTCACTTTTTTAAAGACTTCATTCCTAAATTTGCCCCATTACTCAACAAATAATCAGTAATTATGATTATATTtaacacttttattaaaatttatttttttggttgtgttgcttatctttatctttactaatacaagggtctggccagaggaaatgtAGGTCCTTTTaaggacctttcacaaaaatctaatttgttaaaaaggacccttcacaaaattctgattagctaaaaaggacccttcacaaaatctCGATGGACCAAATCGGACATTTCCTGgactcattttttaataaatgagtacGTAAATCAGAAATCTAATCTATATTGATGGATAACTTTTGGTTTACAAGTTGAAATTTCAcagaaagattttatttttcataatatttttttttttaatttcacaaaaataggacCCCGTGAAAACTCTTGGACAGACCCctgtaataataaagctgaaagtctctctgtctgtcaggatcaatGTCCGGATCTccgtctgtctgtcaggatctctgtgacgcgtttaccgcctagaccgttcggccgattttcgtgaaattcagcacaaagttagtttgtagcatggggctgtgcacctcgaagcgaattttcaaaaatttgatgtgattctttttctattccaattttaagagcaaaattatcataaaatggacgagtaaattacgaaattatcatgacgtggaaccgtaacctgggcacaagctaattggcgagctacgaaattatcataacgtggaaccataacatgggtacaagccaattagcgagaaaattcaccaaacaTTTCTTGTACATATACTTGCGAACCAAaagctcttttaatttttctattatgggcaaggccgtgcgggtaccactagtaatttaagatgtttcctttttttgtgtgtagGTGCTTCTTCATACCCTGTTCAGCTCTTTAAACTGGACATCGCATCATAGACGTCAAGAGATTCAGCTTCGATGCAAGTGATTTTCAAATGTTGGAACATCTTTCGGTATACGAATGCTGTCTGAACATATACTTCTGAAAGAGGTTATTTGTCATTGCTCTTCACTGtactgtaaaataatattttgttatctTATAcgagaatttctttaaattttgaatccaaGAATACATGTTAAACGTGGCCTGTGTATAACACCTCTCACACAAGTTCCGTCAAATTGAGGAATACAAAAGTCttattcatatgtttttatgaaaaCATGCCTCTTAGGGAATGAATTTAGAGTCATCGAGAAAGAGGTGCCTTTGACAACTgacgtttttttcttttgattgttGATAAATATATCCATAACCTTGATAATATTCTCTAATGCTGAGCAAAAGATAtgtaatccatttttttttcttttacttgtaACGCTTGTAACGCTGTAATTTTACTTGCTGTACGCAAGTGAAATTTAGAGGTTTTTTAGCGGAACTAAACCAAAATTAGATGCATATagcatttttgtaatgaaattgaaCAGGCTTTAGGATGTGCTTTTAGGCTGCTGCTTTGCgtaaaaaattatcttcaaatTAACTGAGAAAAATAAGGAGACGCATTTAGTGTTTGTGTAACGATGCAGCATATTATTGAACTTGCCTTAAAATCTGCCTTTGAGCTACTGCTTCATGTGAAAGATAATCTTCAAATTATGTGGACATGTCTGTTCCCATAAAAACAAACTCAAATATGCATGAAACAGTGTGCACTGAAAAGAAACCATATGCTTGTGATtattgtaaaaaatcattttttcgaaattaagaattaaaaactcACTTGAGGATACACATGAATGAGAAAcaatattcttgtgagttttgcaaaaagacattttctcaatgttccaatttgaaagtacatttgagagtacacactaatgaaaaaccatattcttgtaagTACTGTAAAAAGGCGTTTTCTCAAAGTTCCAGTTTGAAAGTACATTTGAgggtacacactaatgaaaaaccatattcttgtaagtattgtaaaaaggcattttctttaagttcaaatttgaaaaatcatttaaggacatacactaatgaaaaaccatatactTGTGAGCATTgcaaaaaggcattttctgttaattcaagcttgaaattacatttgaggacacacactaatgaaaaaccatattcttgtgagtattgtaaaaaggcattttctcatgtttccagtttaaaaacacatttgaggatacacactaatgaaaaaccatatacttgtgagtattgtaaaaaggcattttctcagtttgttcatttaaaaatacatttgagggtacacactaatgaaaaaccatattcttgtgagcattGCAAAAAGGCATTTTCTTATAATTCAAGCTTGAAAttacatttgaggacacacactaatgaaaaaccattttcttgtgagtattgtaaaaagacattttctgatagttcaagtttaaaaacacatttgaggatacacactaatgaaaaaccatattcttgtgagttttgtaaaaaagctttttctcaGTTTAgtaatttgaaaacacatttgaggagacacactaatgagaaaccgtattcttgtgagcattgtaaaaagccattttctgatagttcagctttgaaaacacatttgaggagtcacacaaaggaaaaaccatattcttgtaagTATTGTAAAAAAGCGTTTTCTTTTAGTTCtgctttgaaaaaacatttaatgacacacacaaatgaaaaaccatatacttgtgattattgtaaaaaggcattttctcagtttgttcatttgaaaatacatttgagggtacacactaatgaaaaaccatattcttgtgagcattgcaaaaaaaccttttctcagattggaaatttgaaaacacatttgaggagacacactaatgagaaaccatattcttgtgagtattgtaaagaGTTATTTTCTGATAGTTCATCTTTGAAATCACATTtaaggatacacactaatgaaaaaccattcttgtgagtactgtaaaaaagaCAGTTTCTCATAGTGTTTctttcaaaaagcatttgaggatgcacactaatgaaaaaccatattcctgtgaatgttgtaaaaagacattttcttctatttcaaatttgaaatctcATATGAAGagacacactaatgaaaaaccatattcttgtaatCAGTGTAATAAGACATTCTCTCAGAGTTCAAGTTTAAAATCTCATTTGAGGactcacactaatgaaaaaccagaCTCCTGTgtgtattgtaaaaagacattttcttttaattcaaatttgaaaacacattcgAGAACACACACTGATGAAAAAccattcttgtgagtactgtaaaaagacagTTTCTCATAGTGTTTctttcaaaaagcatttgaggatgcacactaatgaaaaaccatattcctgtaagtattgtaaaaagacattttctcagatcggaagtttgaaaacacatttgaggatgcacactaatgaaaaaccatattcttgtgtgcattgtaaaaaggcattttctaatAGTTTAGCTTTGAAAACGCATTTGAGGACTCACACAAAGGAAAAACCCCttttcttgtgagtattgtaaaacatcattttcttatagttcaagtttgaaaaatcatTGGAGGATACATactgaagaaaaaccatattcttgtcaTTAGTGCGGGGCGATGCTGTAGATTTGACATTGCGATACATCGGCAGTGAAATATTGCGATGTTTTGCTATGTTTCCTTTTTCTTAAATCAAATGTGTCCTTGGTGGGCGGGCAGGTCAGGGGAAGTTCATGGTTCATGCTGctctattgaaatttttttagaggtgttgggtttttttttattttttgtagttttggTTGGACCctccttaataaatataaattcaagatattggcacAGAAAATCATTTCTGTAACAACAGTAAcaatttatttcatatgttttttgTAGAAGTTGACTCTCCCCCCTTTCATCCTCCCCTCATCATTATGAAATAACAGGTGTGTGATATGATTATCAACTgaacattatatttttgattttattaattaagtttgaatatacagttgactctctgtttaacgatgctctatttaacgacttctctatttaacgacggcttttcacggtcccaggtggtccactgtagtgttaaaagcattcttttTAAGGACGTtctctacttaaggacgattttttgtggtcccttgaaagtcgttaaacagagagctaactgtaactgcaaaaaaaaaaaaaaaaaaaaaactgaaaatacaattattttaaacaataaaatagttGGGATTGTTAATTTACATTAGCTTGAAAAAATCATGACTTcaataaagtgattaaaaatgattgaaatctgttttttgtttaaaattttattttgcagctTTAGAGAATGTGACACTCTAGCTATTAAGTATGTTGTATATACAGCATCAGCTTCAATTAGAAAAGGTACAATTCTTTCGTGTGCATAACAGATTTCATTACTCCAGAacttattgttatcatttttttttttttttttttttgtgaatcttACAATATTACCCCAATAGCGGGACGAAAACCTGAATTTCAGCGCAGCAAAGCAAATCTGTGCCAGTGGATTTGTATGaggaccccctcccccttttcccaGGCTGCCGGTGTAGGGGGAGGGGCtgaaattcctaaaattttcattattttataccATACTTGCATAAATAAAGAATACTTATCCAAATAAATAGAACTATaacacaatgttaaaaaattatatatatttaaacaattagtatttgagacattcatgaaaggaataataaataaatatatacttttaattaaacaatttattaaGCAACacaaacagtcacaccaggtgtgtgacatgccacggaggtgagaattcaccatgtgaaacaaaaatatattaaaataaaaattattattataaaattgtttgcaggTTTAAAATAGgcattatttttgatgaaatttaacagcattgttaaatgaattgttaaatTGCATTCTATTTTCGTccatttttgtttacaatttcgAGGGCTCTTTCCAGAAACTCTCCGAAatggaaagttttaaaaatgcaattttaagttaaCTTTGGTAAAATCAATGCAACAGGGAAGCATTGGTTGGGAGCTAGCTCTCTACGAAAACGTTTCGACTTTGAATTATTAATTAGCCCAAAATTATCAGAGGAGCCTCagtggaagcatttaaaaactgaagtatactctaCCCAATTTTAAGCTACTTTTAGTCAGAATACGTAGTCCGGGCGATtctccttcggaatttttcgacattgaaattttaaaaaacgtaatcgtgtaatatgtttgaaaacattaaaagtaaaGGGAACAGGTTTCCCGAGTGTTTACCTCGAGATTTTTTAAAGGGGCGCCGTGACTCGCTTTTGAGCTAACCTTTGACCCTTAACTTGATCAACCCTCCTCGCTCCTTAAAAGTGGCCTAAGAGCtcgctatttattattttttttttcaaaatctgctCCTTTCCTCCTCTATCCCTGTCAGATTTcagtttcaatttaaattttcccCGTAACCtttattatacatttgtatttctttttatttttagtacgCATTTGTTGTTTGTTCTCAAAATTCTAAATAGGTTTGGGAAAATCATTTATTGTAAATTCGGGAACTCGCCGCGGTCACACCGGTTCCatcgcaagcgttcggaaacgcaaTCAGCTGATTTTCGGTGCCACCGACCAGCGTTCGGAAACCCTACTGTTGCTATACAGCGGCCGATGCGGTTGCAACCGCTCCTACCGCGGTCTCAACGTGGTTTGTGATCACGTTGTATGGTTCGGCCAATCCAATCGTGTTTCAAACTTGACACGTTTTGTGATTGGAGCTTCTATGAGAGCATCGTCTGCTGCTGAACTAAAACTCTGCGatgtaaccacgagcgttcggaaacacagctgttccaCCGAGCCACCAAAAAAATCCCGGTGATGTCATAACCGCAACCTGACCAACCGTGCGGTGCGACCGGTGTTGTGTTTCCGAACTTAGCCTTATCATAGTCTCTTGTTCTatgcaaaagtaatttttatcaaaaaaatatatatatatatatatatatatatatatatatgatcatttgaattttgactttaaattatgtgtttcgctATCACGAATTGCGGTAGGACCCTACTTATCGGGTTTCttgactttaaaaataaaataaaatggaaatgacaaaaaaatttgcACCCATCATATGTGATTCGTGATTTTCTAAATGGATATTAAGGTGATTCCACGGTATTTGTAGCCTGGTATGcttaaaaaatgctaattaacccGAATTTGTTTCAGAGGAACTGAAATCACATATTAAAGAATGGGACAGAAACCTTTCAAAAACTAACACTAACGCTGTTGTGTTGATTAACGAAAACTTGGCCAATTGGTGAGATTGGCAATAGCTAAcggaattttttatgttttttactttcttctatatctaatatatagaagaaagtattggattcgtgcaaattttcgaatttcgaattttgacggattcgaacgttttgaggtgtactgagtccatttcgactgtttttggaaaatgtctgtctgtctgtgtcatgtgtgtgtgtgtgtgtatgtgtgtgtgtcacgtctgtgtgtgaccagttttttgtggccgctctacagcaaaaactaccgcatgaaatcgaacgaaatttggtacacatatgtgacctatgtgaacttgtgcccattggtttttggcgcgaattcctccaaggggggtggagcaatgggacgttttttcagttacgcgtgcttgctattcctcaggaagtaactggcggaatcaaacaaaatttggtccatatgttgccatcaacaggaacaggtgctgattcaattttggtgtcaataactcaaacgggggttgagctgtagaatgttttttgtcgtcaattgtgactgctgtatctcaagaaataatgaacggaatgaaagaaaaatttatcggcaagtagcccttagtgggtataagagctgattttattttggtgttaacagctaaaaagggagtagcgcaatcgcccgttctttttttccattgtgagtgccctatctcaagaagtaatactacgttcttgttgaaatttggaatatatgttaatccatatgtaaacaggctttggttcaattttgactccaatcgctccaagaggtgttgattttttttttttttttttttgcgaataaaaatagctttattcgcaactccaacgaactatagggggcactgtagtcactgtctaatggccgacttaaaaactaaaacaaacgcatgtggtaacgaagaaaatgctaaaagtgttgtgatttttgttcgtatgtgtgatatttttcgctttattctttttaaattaattttcaaagtctggtggatattctggcccacgtagaaagaaatgagaattcaagaagcattactaaacgtcaaagattaatgcaaactacgtagttcgtagttctaagcagctatttccacgatgttgaattcgatatttatcaattcttgataaaactaaataataattgtggcctgacaagaacaacaattaatgctataaaattcaatatgacaaCAAATTATTATCGagagaagatgatacttctttgccttgcttggctagcgcttattgctttgcatttgttgctgaagtatttctctcgaattcccgaatcggttaatttaaaatttttctgtttcgatttttctaatttctgagttacgatttaattatgtcaagttattcaaatcatctacagaattcttacggatacatggtggtagttttcttttcagttgattgaccattatttctttttacttatcgaattctgtaatcttactaccattttattccactcatgataaaaattaaaaatggtttaactaaaaacgcgaaatctcgccaaggctactttgctcgcacaatactaaaactataaccctaaacaaatttggcgaaacctttcagctgagaataaaaggaataaagtaaattctttctcggtgaaacatttttcattttgttctatgataatatattcaagaaaatattttgcataccgcccattccaactaaatgctgctgtaaaagatggttagttaaattaatttaagattaaaaaaaactcatattcttacaaattcatacaaaacaatgaaattttttaccttgtataacgttatccaagtttgttaatccagttttcgctttcactatttgcaatcaactcatattttagaaggaaatgaggaaaactaacattattttgagaagctcgagaatactactaacggacgaattaatttctgtagctgaaagcaaactaagactcatcgattgcgttaataaatagtcagaacaaactgcctgtgtttacggcaacagacacacgtggaacgcaacgtggcaatgttttagtttcatcggcagttttgtaaatcaccgcaaggtagcgtattcgagcgctggagttccgaattaatgcaacaataagaaagataaatcgtgatagattatcgtctgcgtatttctcgtgattttaattgtatggaaatgatcggaaatattgtctcaatgatttaaaatttttaactgttgccatcttatgtttgttaacaaataaaatatttataattaattcaagcaaggcttttaaaataactttcaattttcgctctttgctttgcttttgcaatcattcagacattgggatggtcgtctagtttttgcatgtgtaattttgtttttgttgggaatattacatattgtcaagcatggggagggatcagaaaaaaaagaaaaatatagaagaaagtaagtgatggccacaacatagtagtttagttatcatttaGCTTTTTAAAGGAAGCTTTAACTATATTTAATAGCATCTTTTATGTTCTTTGTGGTTTATTTTCAAGGTTCGACTTAGAAAAAGTGAGGTCTAAGGTGAGGGCACAATGTTTTCGAGGCCTCCGTTTCTATTCCGTCACTTTAAGCGAACACAAAATACtgttaaagtaatgttaaacagtTATTTGAaagaggaatttttattattttcaaaagaaaaaaaaacaatgatattttaatgctatacataaggtttttaaaaaattttgtcccCTTAGAAAGATGCCCCAGGCCTAGTTagcctgtgcggtaatcaagTCCTGTTTATTTTCAGTTCCAATGgaacttttttagaaattattttatctttggaacatagcaaattggcgatcAAGTTACcatccattatttttcattaagttagacttaatgcaaaaaaaaaaaaaaaaaaaaaaaaatcgtccaaCCTTTTTGCATCTAGTTTTGGTGGTCATATTAGTATTCAGGCAGTTATTTtccataagaatcagcaagaatgccAGTGAAGGTTCTTTTTTTGCCGCACAGAAAATACCGCTGATGAATAGTTAtaagcaggactgcggagtcggaaggaaaatggccgactccgactcctggattttgaaacgtccg encodes:
- the LOC129233092 gene encoding zinc finger protein 726-like, yielding MLSEHILLKEAFSVNSSLKLHLRTHTNEKPYSCEYCKKAFSHVSSLKTHLRIHTNEKPYTCEYCKKAFSQFVHLKIHLRVHTNEKPYSCEHCKKAFSYNSSLKLHLRTHTNEKPFSCEYCKKTFSDSSSLKTHLRIHTNEKPYSCEFCKKAFSQFSNLKTHLRRHTNEKPYSCEHCKKPFSDSSALKTHLRSHTKEKPYSCKYCKKAFSFSSALKKHLMTHTNEKPYTCDYCKKAFSQFVHLKIHLRVHTNEKPYSCEHCKKTFSQIGNLKTHLRRHTNEKPYSCEYCKELFSDSSSLKSHLRIHTNEKPFL